A region of the Carya illinoinensis cultivar Pawnee chromosome 16, C.illinoinensisPawnee_v1, whole genome shotgun sequence genome:
CCTGATGGTAAATGATAACCAGCCCAAATTAGTGTTCTTGATGGAAACTATTATTAATGTAGGGAGGTTGGAGAGTCTGAAAAGGAAATTGCCAATGAATGGTTGCTTTGTGGTAGATACAATGGGTAGGATAGGGGATCTAGCTTTATTTTGGAAAAGTGAGAATGAAGTGAAAGTACTAAATTATTTTTAGTGGCATATAAATGTATTAATCAAGGGTGAAGGGAATATAAAGGAGTAGTTTTTCACAGGGTTTAATGGGTACCCTGATACTAGGAAGAAGAAGTATTCACGGTACTTACTGAGTAGTTTAAAACCTACGGATCATGCAACATGGTCTGTGGCTGGGGATTTTAATAAACTTTTATTTCAGTAAAATAAGGTTGGGGGAAGAGAGAGGGCTGAAAACTAAATGTGTCAATTTCAAAAGGTGctaaaggaaaataatatgtttaatCTAGGCTATAGTGGTGGATTTTTCACATGAAGTAATAAGCATACAAACCATACATTTACAAAGGAAAGGCTAGAGTGGTGTGTGGCAAACAACCTTTGAAGATCAATGTTTAAGGAGGTAAGGGTGGAGGGGCTTGCAGGCAAATGCTCAAACCACATTCCTATTATATTATCTATGATTGGGTTTGACTTTAGGCAGAGAAGAAGGAAATACCCATTCAAATTTGAAGCTAGTTGGATTAAAGAGGAAGGGTGTGAACAAATGGTTAGATAAAGGTAGTCAGGAAAAGATTTAATATCTAATCCTATAGAGAGGATCCAAACTCTTTTGAGATCATGTAGTGGAGCTTTGGTGAGTTAGTTCAAGAGGAAGGATAGGGATCGTGGGAAGGATATTGAGCAATTGACTATGACAGTAAAAGAAGTGTAAGATGTGGAGGTGCCTCAGAATGTTGAGGAGCTTAAACAACTGCAGAAAGATGTTGGAGTTTTTCTAGAACAAGAGGATATAAAATGGAAGTAGAGAGCAAAGATGAACTAGTATAGTATGGGAGATAAGAATACAAATTTCTTCCATGCCTATGCTACtcagagaaggaaaagaaatcaaaTTGTATCAGTAGTTGGCTCCCACTCCAATATAAGGATGGATCAAGAAGGAATTGTTGAGGCTTTCAAGGAACATTTTTTGAGGTATATAAAACAACAGCACCATCAAGTAGTGTGGTTGAAACTTGCCTAGAAGCTTTGGAAGTTCGTGTGACAAGAGCTATGAATGACCTCTTACTAAGAGAGTTCACAAGAGGGGAAGTTGAGGAAACCTTGAAACTTATTGGTCCCTTGAAATCCCCAAGGCCTGATGGGTTTGGGGCTTGCTTTTACCAAACTTATTAGAGTATTGTAGGAGATGATGTGTGTGCTATAGCTCTTAAGTTTCTTAATGGTGGGGCATGAATAAGTATCTGAACCATACTTATGTTGCTTTAATCCCCAAGGTAAAAGACCCCAAGACAATTAATGACTTTAGGCCTATATGTTTGTGCAATGTGATGCATAATCCATAAGGTTATAGCTAAAACCCATGCCAATGGACTGAAAGTGGTGTTGAACAATCTAATTTCCAAAAGTTAGAGTGCTTTTATTCCAAAGAGACTCATTTCTGACAACATTATTGCTACTTATGACACCCTTCATTCAATGAAAATGTGGCAGAAAGATAAAGTGGCTAGTATGGCTCTAAAGTTTGATATTTCAAAGGCAAATGATAGAGTAGAATGGACTTATCTTGAGCTAGTGATGAAAAAATTGGGGTTTAGAGACCAATGGGTTAGTCTTATTATGGGGTGTGTTACATCTGCTTTGTATTCTGTTTTGACAAATGGTAGTCTATTTGAGATGGGGAGATCCACTTTCTCCCTACTTATTTCTCCTATGTGCTGAAGGGTTGAGCACTATGATAAACCAGGCTGAAGCTAAGGAAGAAATAAGAGGTGTGTCTATTGCCAGAGGAGGGACAAAAGTAACCcaccttctttttgttgatgattgtattatttttggGAAGCCAAGCTGGGTAGAGTGGAAGAAAATTAGTGGTATTCTAGAGTTGTAAGGAAAGGCCTCTGgatagagtttaaaaaaaaaaaaaagagagagagagagagagagagagagtagtatCTTGTTTTTCAACCCAAATGCAAAAGCTTCTGTGAAGGAAATGATAGCAAAGGAGTTAGGGGCAAGGTTGCAAAATAACTGTGAGAAGTATTTGGGACTGTCTAGTATGGTTGGAAGATCTCGATATAAAACTTTTAGATGCATCAAAGACAGGGTGTGGCAAAAGATAAGTAATTGGAAAAATCAATTCTTGTCACCTTCGAGGAAGAAAGTTTTGTTGAAGTCTATCATTCAGGTTATTCCAAATTATCATATGAGTGTTTTTAGACTACCTAAAAAATTGTGCAAGGAAATTGAATTTTCATGACTAAGTTTTGGTGGCGAATAAAAACAACGATAATAAGATCCAATGGAGAAGCTGTTAAAAAAGTGGGATGTCTAAAGCTGAAAGGTGTTGGGTTTTAGAAAGCTAGAGAGTTTTAACAATGTTATACTAGAAAAGTAGTGTTGGAGAGTGTTGATAAATCCTCAATTATTTACGGCAATGGTTTTGAGGGATAAATACTTTAGACTTTGATACTTTTAGAGGCTAAGCTAGGCCATAGACCCTCGATGATATGGAAAATTTTATGCAGCTCTTTGGAGttactcaaggaaggatttgtgTGGAGAGTAGGCAATGGGTATAATATAAAGATATAGAGAGACAAGTGGATTCCAATACCTTCATCTTTGTGTATCCAATCCCCAATCATAATGTTAAGTGCTGATGCTAAGGTGAATAAACTAATTGATGCGAACTGTGGAGCTTGGAAAGAAGAtctagttaaaaaaattttgaaaaaggaagaagCTGAGATTGTCTATAGCCTTCCTATCAATCAAGCTGGTCTATTAGACAAACAAATATGGTCTCCAACAAATAACAAGTTATTTAGTGTTAAAAATACTTATCATCTTGACATGTGTAGGAAGAGAAGGGATAAAGGAGAGTCCTCAAAGGGGATTGCAAATGACTAGAAGATGTTATGAAACCTAAATGTGTCAAGtgcaatgaaaatatttttatagaaagCTCTTAATGACAGTCTATCAACAAGGAAGAATTTGACTCACGAAAAGATGGTGGAAACTACTGCCCTATGTGTGAGTTAGAAGAGGAATCTACTTGTCATGCGTTATGGAGCTGTAGAGGAGCTTCAAATGTGTGGGCAGAAGAGTCAAGTCCTTTAGATAAGTGCTCTAGCAATGAGGTGGAGTTATATGAAGTTTGGGACAGACTGGTGACCAAAGTATCTAGGGCAGAATTGGAGTTGGTGGCAGTAGTGATAAGAATGATATAGTTGAGGAGAAATGATTTTCTCTTTGAAAAGAAGTTTGAAGGACTTGAAGTGATATTTAAACAAGCAGAAGAGAGTCTTGTAAAGTTCCAGCAAGCACAGAGTAAAACTGTGAGGGAGATAATGGGTAGTGTAGGAGCTAGAAGAGAGGGTAGATGGAGGGCACCAAATTACCAATTGAGAGCCATGTGAAAGTGAACTAGGatgcaaaattaaattcaaaggaGGGAAGGGTGGGGATCCAAGTAGTTATCAAAAATGCTCTGGTGAAATCTTAGTTTCCTTATACAGCTCAAAGGGGAGGGTTAGCAATCATGTTATAGTCGAGCTTCATGCATTATAGAGAGCTTTGAAGTTATGTGCAAAGCTAAACTTCGAGAAATTAGTCTTTGAAGGTGATGAATTGACAAATGTAAAATGTAAATATCGAAGAAGTAAGTTGGGAGTGGTTTGGATAGATGATAGAAGATATAAAAGGGGTTACTCAGAATCGACTAGATTGGATAGTGCAACATACATATAGGGAATGTAACAAAGTTGCTCATACACTTGAAAAAATTTCTTCTACTACAGATGAGAAAGGGTCCGGATAGAAAGTGCTCCAGTAGGCATACATAGTTTTGTTGCATAGAATAAAATGTGTATTGTTGATCGGTAAGTAATACAAAAAGtatgttttttcttcaaaaagaaaaaaagataagtTTCATGTTGCTTCACTATTTTAAGCGCTAGCAttacttttcataaaaaaaatatcaccaAAATATTATGCGTATTTATATTCcagttattaagaaaaatttataaataaataaaaaacaattttgtataaattttttttagaaatatgtTTTGTAAAAGTATGGAGTACActccatttaaaaaataaataaacaaatctcaaactcacataagaattaaaaaaagaaaatttatttaaaaatattattttttacacacCTAACATTTCGCTAATGTTAAAACTTTTCACATTAATTATACTCCCTTGAGGACAGAGGGAATTCTTTGGCCTTTTGACAATCCCATCTAATTGATGAGCAGTTACCTCAGTGAAAGAGGCAACTCTTTTCTTTGGCAACTGCTTGGTATTCATGTTAGCTGAGGCTTTTAACATATCATAATCAAGCTGACCATTTCCTCGTGCTCCTCTTCCAGATGGATGGATTTTTGGATTTCCTATCAGTACTTTGCTCATTAATCACATTAACTACGGCTCTTGCTTGACTTTACTGCATAGTGTGTGAGGTGACTTCTCTATCCCTCCATATAGGTAAGACTTTCCATATCAGCCACCTCCCCTCGATAATTACTCCTTCCAGGAACAAATATCTCCTCATTAAATACCCTGGTTTTACTCCTCTAATTATCTGCAGCTTGATTCTCGGGGGGAGGTGTATTGTGTGACGGCTCCAGAATCTCCTTAGTCAACGTGATTTGCTCCCTTTTCTCCTGTACCTGAGCCTGTGATCTTGGACTTTCCTTTCCAGTGTTCTGATCTACCTTGCCTAAGTTGGCCTGACGTCTGGCTGGAGGATGCAGAGGAGGTTCCATCGATGTTCCGTCATCCTTTCTGGCTTCTTTTCCACTCACAGTTGCAGAGATCCATTCTGGGATTGAGTCTCGTCTAACATCTGCTTACCAGCATTCAACTTTGAACATCTCCTCTTCTCATGTTTTATCATTCCTCAAAGGAAACAGAACGTCGGAAAGCATTCATATTTGAATGAAATCCACATCTGCTTATCACCAATTTTCAATAACCTCCCCTTAATAGAGGTTTGGTACTGATATCAACTTCCACTCTGACTCAAAGGAACTTATCCCAGCCGAAGCCCCTCCTGTCAGTGTCGACCATGTCCACCCTTCCTATGGCCGAGCCTATTTGTTCACCTATTTCCTTCGTCATACACCCCAAAGGCATATCATGTTTCTCTTTATCTGTTAAACTGAAACCTTCCCACGATTTCGTTAACTCGTCCTCCATACTAACCTCTTCAGAGCTAAGTCCAAAAGACGAAATCTTTGCCTAGGCAAATAGAGAAACACCGCACCCTATAGAGAGAAGAGGACCAACTCTCCTatattgatcattttttttaaataatagttcATCACCATTTATTAATAAACAGAACATTACATCTAGACTTAGAACATACATTACAAGTTAACTATAACCTTAAAAAGCGCCTCAGTACACAACCGTACCTGATTGACATGATATAGTCCCTACTGCAAATCTCTACAAATCCAAAGGCTGAGAGACCGCACATCTCTATCCAAATACAAAGTGACATAACCTCATATGCCGTCTAAGATGAAGAGGACAAAACTCTATGGACCACAGTCCAAGAGACCATATTTTTTGAACAGTACATAATAACATCAGAAACCATTAGaatagaaacaataaaaaacaCTCAGCACTCATCCATGATAGACTCATGGGTAGCCCATGCCGCACCTCCACTTTTTGCCCAACAACATCCGCATTTCCTGCGCATTTTCTAGCACAACTTCCGCACCTCCCCCATGTTTCTGCATAGCAGCTATACACACCTGTCATGCCACCCCCGCGCCCAAGAGCGATATGCCTCCCCCACATTCTTGCACTGTAAAAGTCACTCCAAAGGCCATCATCCTAGCTGAAGCAATGGCGTCCACCTCTGTTTTATGCTCCACAAACATAGCATTTACATGACCAAACACACGCCACCAGTCCATGTTGCTCCCTTCATAAGCAGCTTAGTCTTCATTGAAACAACCGAGAACAACCTCCACTTTCCGAAACAAGGGCATGCTCACCCACAAGAGCCTCCATGTTGCACCACACCGTCACTCACCCTGAGAGACCAGAGGCCATCCCAGCCTTTCTCTGACAACCAAAGTCCACGCTACCACCACTTCTGCACCTAACTTGTGCATGGCCCCAATAGCACAACGACTATGTTTTtgaccagagagagagagagagagagatgaaccaTCGAGGGTCTTGGGCTATGTGCATGAGCCACGACGATACAACCACACAAAACCAGCCATCACCGAGAACCCTATTCAAAatgccaaaacaaaactaaaacaaaCTAACTAAAACCTTACACTAGAAAGAGAAGGGAGGGAGGAGGGAGTCGTGGCTCCCACCACCCATATTCTTAACACTTGATTACCAGTTTATTGTGCTTCTTGTCTCTTTtacaggaaaaaaattaattttttaataatatactccactcttttttaaaataattacacgatgTTTATGCAATTCATGATTGTACGTAGAATTTTTAAACTTCCATCCTCTATTACCATGCACATTATTACATATCTCTTGCATAATTCAGTTAATTCAGTGGTTGACTTAAGAAATCATTTAAAACATGCTTCATTAGCTTGTAtaattaagaatgataaaatcaataataaaaatttgtaaCACAAAAGTTGACGTGCAACCAAAAGATTTCACATATGGGGTAGTGATACTCCGATAGTCGGTACTGAATTGGATATCGACTAGTgtattcatgtatttttttgtttttttaaagcattttttgtgtaattgaaaaaactataaataaataaaataaaaaaacacaattcGGTCCaaatgatagttacactttCTCGGTGTACCTGTCATTTCCCTTtctatatagaaaataatagagAAGCACGTTTCGAGATTTCGTGCAACATAGGGGCACTGTTTTCTCATAACCGTACAAATATTGCTCTAGCTACCAAAGGTCTTGGCAGCATATTTGACGAGTatcaaactaaataaaaacattaacaAAGGGCATCACAAACATAGAAAGAAAGAGCAATGGAAATAGGACATTGATCATAATAATTCTCTCCCATTTCCCTTGTtagatcttattttatttaagataaCACAAACAACGCTAGATCATATAGTTCTAGAACATACAAGTCTCATGCACtccattttttaatagtaggcCTTATTCTTTTTGAAATGGAATATGCAAAACTTGCATACCCTAAGATTGTATCTAAATACATTATTCACATACAAacatatgttatttatttaaatcaatatatgatttttgaCGATCGACCAAGTTTAATTACAGGATTAATTACTTCTAGTGATAAAAAATTGTACAGAAAACTATTAGCTAGTTTTTTACCAATGCGAATAGTAGACTTTGTATCCAAATGTAAGTGATCTGCTAAAAAGGTTGATCGCGCGGAATCAACACGCACGACATTCTTCAAGTTTATATTCAGTTGAGCATCTCATACAGGTCTTAGGAACTTTCCTTCTCCAATAGAAACTAAAACCtgcaaaaaatatgtatatttttagaatttttataatgattaatttgcaAAGATGCATTATGGAATTGTAACCAATTTCTAAAAGAAGAAATGTTTTAGTAATACTGAAATCtcacaaaagtaaattcacaCACTAACATAGCTTGATgtcactttattataaattagtttaacatatcatatgagTCATGTAAGTTTAGAAGGTTACTTATGAAGAAACCGAACGTGCATAAAAGAAATTGATTGAACTAAGCaataaataaaccaaataaAGTACAATAAGAATGGGGAGGTCAGGAGAGTTAAGATCATGTTGaagattattaaaaaacttCTCCAACCATCCCATATAGAGCCTAGAGTCCCACTCACCATAATCATTCTCTCCCTGATACCAAAGCAATGCACGAATATTACCACCAACACTTTGCCTCGCAGCTCTTGCTCTATTCACCAACTGATTGTATAGTATAGTACCTTTTGCCACTTTTCCATCTTTGTTCCTCCTAATGTATAAGGGACAAGACCAAATCACTCCGACATTTTGCCAATATTTGGTTGGAAAAGGGCATGCCTGGTCCCACCCCGCAGGTCTTTGAATTATCAATTTCCTTACGAAGAGTCTCACAAGCTATCTCCCAAGTTTTGTTCAAAGATAGTGTGCGGATATTGGGAGTGGAAGTGTATTGTGGGAAACCTTTCCATTctactaatattgattttttcatatttaaaattaaaattaaaattatttttaataaaatctactttttaataaattacattaaattgatatacatattaatatatagttgtgATTATAATCAGATTTTTCCAAAAGAATAAGGCTCACCGTACAAAAATACAATGCACGAAGTTTGTACACTCTAGACTATATCTAACTGTACTCATTTGTAATATCTTAAATAACAGTACTGATCAATGTCCTATTTCAATTATTGCTCTTTCTTCGTTGATTTTATCACtcaaaaagtcaaaatattatGTAACAATGGATGTTtttgaaaattacaaaatttaggATGAAAAGAATTTATCCCTGAATGGCTCAAATAAGATGCTTTGATAGTCTATCCCGTTACTTCAAAgtccatatgttaattaataactaaaatctaaaattataaaaataacttaaaactattttataattcttttttaaattaaaattattttatcaaattaacACAATTAAATTGGtcagttataaaataaataataagtatatcattatGTGTATAAATTTACACCAATGATATAACaagtattaatttataaataaacttaatttaaacttatattataatgcaaattatattatattaagtcGTAAAGGTCTTGATATTAGTGGTATATTTTCTTCAAGGTTcaaagttttaatttaattatgtgTAAATAATCTCTAAGAGCATTAGTAATGGGCTCAATAAAGTCAAATTTTAGTCAAGAAATAGTTAGGATGCACAATTAATACACTTTAACAGACTCAACAAATGAACAGTATTTTAGCCAAAGATTAATTCACTAGCTAAATTTGGCCAACCCCTCGGGCTagctaaatattattttgtgactAAAAAATTCGTTCCTACTACCTTTACTCCTAAGCTGCTACTTGCTGATtgtctctcacacacacaactGACACATTCAGAGGCACGTATTAATAAGTTATTGATTATGCAATTTGTTGAATTtcgtgtattaattttttttttcatttttattctaaGGAAAAAGTAATTCTCGATTATAACcatgtgtaattttttaatgacgaataaatatttaaattacacttagaattaaaataaataaaaattttaaaatcaatattttaatagaatagtgaaagatttgttgagctTATTATTTAGTATTGTAAAAAGTGACtagttaaaatttgtaaaagtgaattttctagttaaattttagttaaagttTATTGAGGTCACTACTAATGTTCTAAGAGTCGAATAATTCtacatatatttgtaaaatatgtaaatattatgtagttattttaaaatatatatatattattattaaaaaataatttttattttatataatttttatacttatttaatttttaaaaataaatatgcagcACTTAGAAACCATTCCAAAACATGCTGagccaataaaaataaaaatctcttgAAAAAATTACTAGATATTGTTAACTCAACCATGAAaggaaaattgtaaaattacaataaaaacaaaaaataatctaaaaccAATTAACGATCGATGCGAATGTTATCGTACCAGCTTGAGCTATGAAGATATGAAAATGGCGAGCGAAGGGGATGAGGAAGCCAAATATCACACtggcttctctctctttctctaactGAGAGCAGGGGAAGAGCATATAATGAACCATGAATCTTCTCGTCACGGCAATCGACAATCTCCCTTCACTTTTCCTCCACAGACCTACCTTCCCTTCATCCCAATCTCCCTTCCGTAGCTTCCCCATCGTTTCAATACCTTCTTCCTCCCAGTCTATAGCCCTACGTCTGTCGAGAATAAGAAGCTTCGCCTCCAACGGGGTCGTATCCTTGGCGGCTTCAGAAATCGACATGGTCAAGAACAGGCATGGGGTCTATACGCCAAAGCAGAAGAAGGTTGTGGTTCTGTGGGACCTCGATAACAAGCCCCCAAAGGGCCCGCCGTACCAGGCGGCCATGGCGCTGAAGCAGGTGGCCCAAAGGTTCGGCGATGTGATTGACTTCTCGGCCTACGCCAACCGCCACGCCTTCATCCATTTGCCCCAGTGGGTACTCGAGCAACGGCGGGAGCGCAAGCAGTTGGACATTTTGGAACGCAAGGGTCTGGCTATCCCGTCCGAACCCTATATCTGTGGTGTCTGCGGCCGCAAGTGTAAGACCAATCTCGACCTCAAGAAGCACTTCAAGCAGCTCCACGAGCGGGAGCGCCAGAAGAAGCTGAACCGGATGAGGTCGCTGAAGGGAAAGAAGCGGCAGCGTTACAAGGAGAGATTCGTGTCCGGGAATCACAAGTACAACGAGGCGGAGAGGTCGTTGATTACGCCGAAGCTTGGGTACGGGTTGGCATCGGAGCTGAGGCGCGCCGGAGTGTTTGTAAAGACGGTGGAGGACAAGCCTCAGGCG
Encoded here:
- the LOC122299630 gene encoding uncharacterized protein LOC122299630, with amino-acid sequence MNLLVTAIDNLPSLFLHRPTFPSSQSPFRSFPIVSIPSSSQSIALRLSRIRSFASNGVVSLAASEIDMVKNRHGVYTPKQKKVVVLWDLDNKPPKGPPYQAAMALKQVAQRFGDVIDFSAYANRHAFIHLPQWVLEQRRERKQLDILERKGLAIPSEPYICGVCGRKCKTNLDLKKHFKQLHERERQKKLNRMRSLKGKKRQRYKERFVSGNHKYNEAERSLITPKLGYGLASELRRAGVFVKTVEDKPQAADWAVKRQMQHSMSRGVDWLFLVSDDSDFSEMLRRARDANLGTVVVGDWDRALGRHADLWVPWIQVENGEVSEEDLVPKSQRRREEDELFSVTSLDDNVANESHFLDDVVDELVAARTSINGVKISAFSEVEEEAERGGEWETEEENVENLFWDSEDEEDEYY